AAGTTATTTATACATGTTGTATAATGTAACTTATTGTCTTTTGACATAAGATAGTAAAGTTTCATTGCcaattgctcctgtggatgtaggcatttctGAACCACAAAATTTTTTGTGTCactattttattgctttcattaaaatCTGTGTGATTGTGATTCTGTATATTTCACCATTGATTGCTGCGTTGTAAGATCATTTGTTTCCGCTGTGCATTAAATTTTCACAACAAAAAGAATGACATGCAACAAGTGCAATACTTGAAGAAGATTACATGTTGAAATGATTGGAAGAGGGAACAAGAAATTAGAAACTCATAAATGTACGCAGTTAAGAAACACAATTTCAGTATCAACTTCAGCAGAAGCATAAGTACATCCAAACTTAATAGCAGCAGTCCTACCTGAAATATTTGCGGTAATCATCACCCAGCTGTCCAGCTGAAGAGATTGAGTTTGAAGCACTATTCGTAGATGATTTCAAAAGCAGAAGTTTACTCCAAGTACATGCTTTATCTTCAATACATTACACAGATTGAGGACTGTTATTGTTATTGTAGAGATGTCCACTACAAATGAATAATGTATCCTTTTTCGTGTAGGAAAGATGGAAGATGGGAATTAAGCTAGGAATTAGCAAGTCCTCCACCTGCTCTTATTGACAAAGGGGAAGTGCAGAAGGAACTCCTACTCATCACATGGGAATCCAGAAATACAACTACAACGCTTATATCATCATGAAAATGTCTCCTTACCCCTTTGTCAATCCTTCTCAGGTCTGAATACCTCATTTCTCTTTTCCTTGCAGCTTCTTGAAGTGCAGCTTTAATAAGTTTCTTTGCAATTCCCTACATAAATGTATATGAAAATACTTCCAGGTCATGGTTTgaagcaaaaatattttaactggtAACAGTGGGATCTTGGCAGAAAACTGTAATGATTTTCTCCACTGACACTTGAAATATCATCGGactatagtgtgtgtgtgtgtgtgtgtctatatatatatatgtatgtctattttttttattacactgaaaaaataagaataaaaaataaaactacgGATTCTATAATGGGAACTTGTGTTATATCAGCTAAAAAGGGTGTCTTTGTTTTGTTTCATTGTTGAAGTACATgacttgaaaaagaaaatgaaatcatACATTACGTGCGAAATTTTGGACAATGTTAACAGCATCCTGGTTGCTGAGATACTCCCATAACCCATCAGAAGCAAATATGAGAAACTGATCTTCAGGGTGGAGTTTGTGCATAACTATTGATGGCTCTGAACCAAGGATTGGTTTTTCGAAGGGTTCAGTCAGTCTAAACCTAGTATATAAAGGCTCTTTGTTGAACTCTGGCCTTTTCAGGTACGCATCACCTATGGATCTTGAAATCTGCAAAAACAAGGAGAAAGGAAGCTCCATAATTGGCAGCTCATAAATGATGCTTTAAAATCAGCAAAGGGCAGCAGTCAGTCACTCATTGATGCACTTGGTGTTGCTTAATTGCTTAACTTATTCAGAAAGTGCTAATATGCTCATAGTTACATTACATGGTCATCTGAAATATACCCTGAAATGTTACTAGGATTGTTGTGTAAAAATCTCCCTTAAAAGCACTGGAAGGGTGTAGGTACAGCCATTCAAAAGTTTCACAGGCACAGTTTAATATAACTTCTGACTAACCAAGCCAAATCAAAAGAAAGTTGTTCCCTCATTTCCCATGCACAAAAAGGGGAAAAAACAGACAGAAAGCAGAAAAGCTCTTACTTATAGCACTAACACAACCAAGCCTAAAATATGGAACACCAGCCAGATAAAAGCTACTAAGCAAATGTGCAAGGAAGTATACGCTTTTAAAGAGAAATTTAAATTCCGAAGTACCGTAGTTAGTGTGGACAATGAAATCTGCAGAACACATAAAATTCAGTTGATAAAAATTAATACCTGTATGATACCCTTTACACGCCAAACCTTGTGTTTATAAACCACAATCTGCGGATCATTGGGATGCAATGACCGAAGTTCTTCTCTCACAGATTCAATGCTTAAACTGTGCTCCGTTGATAATTGAATAGCTATGGCCTCCTGAGTGGGCCTCTGCACTCTGCCTAATACCATCCGGGAGTCTCCAACATTTGCAACATACAGCAGTCCATTATATATTATACCAACCAAACAACACGATCCAGTTGAGGCAATTGCTGGCAAACTAAGCCACTTATCTTTTACAAGAGTGAAAAAGTCTTCTTCTGTTTTTGAGTAAGCCTTTTTGATAACATTTTCGGATATCTCTTTATGCTCGGATGCAAATTCTGTGTCACAAGTAGGTTGAAGTTGTAAAATTTA
This Malania oleifera isolate guangnan ecotype guangnan chromosome 11, ASM2987363v1, whole genome shotgun sequence DNA region includes the following protein-coding sequences:
- the LOC131168084 gene encoding probable protein phosphatase 2C 48 isoform X3 translates to MVKTCWKSYISRERTLLDGDTSPQNRDSAGQIDGLLWYKDLGHLVHGEFSMAAVEANRVTEDQSQLESGPLSSIRSGPSGTFIGIYDGHGGPEASQFISDNLFNNLKKFASEHKEISENVIKKAYSKTEEDFFTLVKDKWLSLPAIASTGSCCLVGIIYNGLLYVANVGDSRMVLGRVQRPTQEAIAIQLSTEHSLSIESVREELRSLHPNDPQIVVYKHKVWRVKGIIQISRSIGDAYLKRPEFNKEPLYTRFRLTEPFEKPILGSEPSIVMHKLHPEDQFLIFASDGLWEYLSNQDAVNIVQNFARNGIAKKLIKAALQEAARKREMRYSDLRRIDKGIKHVLGVNFCF
- the LOC131168084 gene encoding probable protein phosphatase 2C 48 isoform X2 yields the protein MVKTCWKSYISRERTLLDGDTSPQNRDSAGQIDGLLWYKDLGHLVHGEFSMAAVEANRVTEDQSQLESGPLSSIRSGPSGTFIGIYDGHGGPEASQFISDNLFNNLKKFASEHKEISENVIKKAYSKTEEDFFTLVKDKWLSLPAIASTGSCCLVGIIYNGLLYVANVGDSRMVLGRVQRPTQEAIAIQLSTEHSLSIESVREELRSLHPNDPQIVVYKHKVWRVKGIIQISRSIGDAYLKRPEFNKEPLYTRFRLTEPFEKPILGSEPSIVMHKLHPEDQFLIFASDGLWEYLSNQDAVNIVQNFARNGIAKKLIKAALQEAARKREMRYSDLRRIDKGVEDLLIPSLIPIFHLSYTKKDTLFICSGHLYNNNNSPQSV
- the LOC131168084 gene encoding probable protein phosphatase 2C 38 isoform X1 encodes the protein MVKTCWKSYISRERTLLDGDTSPQNRDSAGQIDGLLWYKDLGHLVHGEFSMAAVEANRVTEDQSQLESGPLSSIRSGPSGTFIGIYDGHGGPEASQFISDNLFNNLKKFASEHKEISENVIKKAYSKTEEDFFTLVKDKWLSLPAIASTGSCCLVGIIYNGLLYVANVGDSRMVLGRVQRPTQEAIAIQLSTEHSLSIESVREELRSLHPNDPQIVVYKHKVWRVKGIIQISRSIGDAYLKRPEFNKEPLYTRFRLTEPFEKPILGSEPSIVMHKLHPEDQFLIFASDGLWEYLSNQDAVNIVQNFARNGIAKKLIKAALQEAARKREMRYSDLRRIDKGVRRHFHDDISVVVVFLDSHVMSRSSFCTSPLSIRAGGGLANS
- the LOC131168084 gene encoding probable protein phosphatase 2C 48 isoform X4 — encoded protein: MVKTCWKSYISRERTLLDGDTSPQNRDSAGQIDGLLWYKDLGHLVHGEFSMAAVEANRVTEDQSQLESGPLSSIRSGPSGTFIGIYDGHGGPEASQFISDNLFNNLKKFASEHKEISENVIKKAYSKTEEDFFTLVKDKWLSLPAIASTGSCCLVGIIYNGLLYVANVGDSRMVLGRVQRPTQEAIAIQLSTEHSLSIESVREELRSLHPNDPQIVVYKHKVWRVKGIIQISRSIGDAYLKRPEFNKEPLYTRFRLTEPFEKPILGSEPSIVMHKLHPEDQFLIFASDGLWEYLSNQDAVNIVQNFARNCKETY